The Muntiacus reevesi chromosome 7, mMunRee1.1, whole genome shotgun sequence genome includes a region encoding these proteins:
- the SRP19 gene encoding signal recognition particle 19 kDa protein isoform X1 encodes MACAAARSPADQDRFICIYPAYLNNKKTIAEGRRIPISKAVENPTATEIQDVCAAVGLNVFLEKNKMYSREWNRDLQYRGRVRVQLKQEDGSLCLVQFPSRKSVMLYAAEMIPKLKTRTQKTGGGDQSLQQGEGSKKGKGKKKK; translated from the exons ATGGCTTGCGCCGCGGCGCGGTCCCCGGCCGACCAGGACAG GTTCATTTGTatttatcctgcttatttaaataaCAAGAAGACCATCGCGGAGGGGCGGCGAATCCCCATAAGTAAG GCTGTTGAAAATCCTACAGCTACAGAGATTCAAGATGTATGTGCAGCGGTTGGACTTAATGTGTTTCTTGAG aaaaataagatgtaCTCTAGAGAATGGAATCGTGATCTTCAGTACAGGGGCAGAGTCCGGGTCCAGCTCAAACAGGAAGATGGCAGCCTCTGTCTTGTACAGTTCCCATCAC GTAAGTCAGTAATGTTGTATGCTGCAGAAATGATACCTAAGCTGAAAACAAGGACACAGAAAACAGGAGGCGGTGACCAAAGCCTTCAGCAAGGAGAGGGGAGtaagaaagggaagggaaagaagaagaaGTGA
- the SRP19 gene encoding signal recognition particle 19 kDa protein isoform X2 — MACAAARSPADQDRLLKILQLQRFKMYVQRLDLMCFLRKIRCTLENGIVIFSTGAESGSSSNRKMAASVLYSSHHVSQ, encoded by the exons ATGGCTTGCGCCGCGGCGCGGTCCCCGGCCGACCAGGACAG GCTGTTGAAAATCCTACAGCTACAGAGATTCAAGATGTATGTGCAGCGGTTGGACTTAATGTGTTTCTTGAG aaaaataagatgtaCTCTAGAGAATGGAATCGTGATCTTCAGTACAGGGGCAGAGTCCGGGTCCAGCTCAAACAGGAAGATGGCAGCCTCTGTCTTGTACAGTTCCCATCAC GTAAGTCAGTAA